ACCTCTTGTTTATCAATGAAAGCCAAATTTGGAATGAGGAATTCTTCTTGCCATGCCTTATCATTGGCCAAGGCTTTACGAACTGCTGTTCGATGAGCAAAATTATCTATGgtggaaaaaaatggagaaaagtttaaattgttttatttaaaattatctaaTTTTGGATTTTACTCAAATGAGCAAACATTTTATCCACAGCACACAAGAACTCTGTGTTACCTCATTGGGAACACCCACTTGCAAAGATGTGACATCTACATCAAGTCATTTAATAGTCTTCAgggcaaaagaaatagaaggactATTGTGATTTCACTGAGCTGGCTGCACATGCTCTGCCACTCAGTGGTATGCAGGAGTTAAGTCACTATGTGTTTCTCAGTCTGTGATACGGGGAATAATATAACATGAATCTCCAGGTTTGGGGTGAGGATTACATGAACCCATGAAGAGCACTCAGAACAGACTTTAGCACTTGGTGCTCCGTGGATGTGGACTCTTCAACTGCAGCTCATAACTGACAGTCCCAGTTGACAGGAAAATATTTTGGTAGTGATGGTAGGCGGTCAAGTCAAGGTATACACTGAACAAATTTcaacataagtaaaataaaatgcattctgTAAACAAAAACAGTGTTGTCTTTCTCACTCTTGTTCATTCTCTTATGAGTCATGATTTAACTTGCACCCCATCTGAAGCAGATATTAATTTTGATGAGGCTGATCTATTACAGCATGGAAAAGCCCCAAACTGTGATAGATTAGGTACAGAATAGACAGTATTGACAgtgaagcattttttaaaaactaatctgGACACTGATGGGCAAACCCAAAAGGAAATGATGAAGAATTGTTTGGGTACTCTCAGACCCTGCTGCAGAGTGTGAAAACCATCAGAGGAGTAAGGAACGTCACACATTCTTGTAACTTCTCCTTTCTGTAGCTATGTCATCTTCTGCTTGAGAAGACCTTTCTTCAACTCCTCTGCCTTTACCTCCATTATGGAACATGACAGTGAATTCTTTGAAATTGTGAAGAACTTAAACAAAAGTGATTGCTACATATAACAAAATCATTAAATCTTAGAGAAGCTTAAAAGTTGATATgtatgacatcctaaaatttgcaggcaaatggacagaactagaaaaaaaaatcctaagtgaggtaaccctaaaccagaaaaacaaatatagtacgtacttactcataagtggataccagacataaagcaaagataTCCAGattacaattcacaaccccagagaatcttgAACCCTCtgccagaaacagatggaagcagatgtagaaatctgcaactaaccaatgggccaaccTCCTgaagtacaatcaaagtgagggaggagcaaaaatatgaacaaaggagtcaaggccataatggggaaacccacaggatcagctgacctgagctagtgagagatcactgactcagatcTGAAGAATGGGGAACCTGCTTAAGAcccaactagactcccttaatataggtgacaatggtgcgactgggacaatatatgaggccactggcaatgggtccaagacctaacactaatgcacaaactgacttagtggagcccattttTTTATGGAGAGATATCATGCCCAGCCTaaacacaggggtgtggggatggagaggtgccttggtcctgcctcaactagatgatgggacagacttagtagacttcctatgggacaccttaccctctctgggtaatgggggagtggagggagtaagagaaaaggagggaaggggaacagggattggaatgtaaaaaataaattaataaaaaagtgtaAAGCTGggagaggcaggggtatctctgagtttgaggccagtctggttccaggacatgctccaaaacaatacagagaaaccctgtctcgaaaaagcaaaataaataaataaataaataaatacatagtgaAATATAAAACAGGTTGATAGTTGATGCCCCCCAAAGGCtctaaatatgaaaaattttaaaacagtaagcACTAAATGCTGATATCCAGCTTTATCTATTAATAAGACACTTGCATTTTATATTCTCCACTTACTTGGACTTTTGTAAgcatggattttaatttttaaaaggcttttcCAACAAGCCATTTTAATACTTTGAGAATTAAGTCAGTTCATCAAAGGAGGGGTTGGTATGAGACACCATGTTCCCATTAATGTTGACCTCAGAGTCTAAGCAAGTAGTTGATACAAAGATACAAAGGGGTCACTGAGTAATTGACCCTGGCTTTGTTACTGTATTGCTTTCAAATGTTTTCTCCTGTGTatgtacactcatacacactgaAGAACCAAGCTTTACAGACCATCTGACAACAAGCAGTTGCATGAAACGGAAGCTGTGTGATTCATACCATACTTCCAAATATGGAATACTTTGTTTGTTCTGCCTCCAAATTCTACACTCCAATATCCAACCAATTCAGAGTGAGCTGTCCGGAGGTTAacatttttcttgaaattttccaGGAACTCATTTGTCTTTGAGGGCTTGAGAAAATAGGTGCGGAATTCATAAAATGTCCCATCACTTTGCCTGGGGCCTGTAGCAAAAGGTGAACATACCTGAAAAAACAGACAAGGGACACTGAAATATTTTGGAAAGGATATGATTTATCATGTTGTTATAAGCATATATTTGAGCCTGGAAACAAAGGGCATACAGTAGACACATAATTTGTTTTGCTATTTCTCCTGTCAACTCTATAGACAAACATGTTTTGGTAGAGATGATAATAAAGGAAACTGCTGTTAACTATGCTGAATGCAGAGTTACTTTCCTAGCTGGAGGGCATTGCTAAGCACATTTCCATGAAAAGTTGTTGATAAGCTATCACCAAAGTTGTAATCATGTTTCCCAGGGACTTTGGTCAGATTCCTTATCTGGAGTTTTCTCGTATTTAGGCAACATCACGAGTCAACAGTACAACTTGTTTAAAAGAAGCCTGCAAATTCtgtatttgtgtctttttaaCAGACACAATGAAAATGCTTATTAGCAGAAGACGTTTTGAGTTCCtataaaattatttatctaaacttttaaaaaatactcagTGAAGTAAACTACTGGTCAGATAAAGGGTGCAGTGAATCATCAATGGCTTTGCAATATAGTGGATAGCTCTATGAAAGCTGAAAGGGGAAAATTCAAGGAGAGATGTGCTCTGAAACATTACTTTCCTGTTGCGGGCACAGAGATCCTTGCACCCACACGCACGGTGTCCTCTCCTCAATGGAGGAGACAAAACACCTGTTTTCTTCCCAGAAGGCTGGCAGTGGATATTGTTAACAACCTGGTGACCTTTTTGCTATTTGTGGAGGCAGACCTCACCCAAATGCCCCAGACTGATCATCCCAGACTTATCGATGCTTGGACTGTTATCTAGTTAACCCTATCCTTATGGGAGATGTCACTTTTGTTGTATGGCCTGCTGATCTCTATGCTATTGTTCAGAGGCCACAATACATTCCATTCCCTTTAGCTATAGAACCTACCTTATGGTCACACATCCTTTGCAAAGGAATTCTATGTAGTCACACCTTAAGCTTTTATGTGCACTTGGAATTGGAATGATTGTTGCCTGGAAACTTTTCCCCAAATCgtactgtgttttaaatacaATGAACATCCTAGCATTATATTCCTAAAAGTCTGATCCAGGTTAACTAAGTTAAAATTTGTCATTTACTTACATCCAGTTATCTCAGGTTGATGAAAATATCGTTTAATAGTCATGTGTCTTATATGAAAATCTTCTGTTAAACCTGAGATTAGCTAGAGAAAGATCAGTTCCACAATTTtggagccaaatttgaagcaagctttaattaaacacTGGACAGGaggatgggctctggccaggacCATTCTGGGGTTTCCAGAAAATGGTGACAAGGCACATTTTGTAgaggtttaaaaaggcaattcCATAAGGCCAATTAGGGGTAGGCATCTATCCTAGTGTACTTCCTGCCTGTACATCCTGCCTACGTGTGATCAAGCCAGACTGGTGCAGTTGAGTCAAACAAACTGGTCTAGGGAATGAAAACACGTGatttgttatctcccataaacaatagcctctaGCATTTCAGGAGCTATCTGTCCTTGGGTAAGTGGAGTTTACAGGTTGACTTTGGCCCTTATACTTCATGTGATGATTTAATGTCTGCTAGGAAGCACCTTTCCATAAACTGCCCTGTGTATGGTtactgatcacacacacacacacacacacacacacacacacacacacacacacacacaccattctagTTTATAGCCCCATCTTAAGTAGGTTGAATTAGCATGTATCCATTTCCTACAAGTAatgaaaccagaaaaatatacaaaGCCACTTTGGTAAGTAGAGCTATGACCAAATTAGGGCTTACCTTGATCACTTATATGACTAATGAAAGCAATAGGCTTtaactctatttttatttacaagCCACAATAGTATATTAATTTTGCTTGTATGCAGGGGCTCATTTCATTCATGATTATGAGTTATGCTTCTACTGTCCCAAATAACTAAAGCAGTGCTCCTATGTGGTAGGAAGGCTTGTAGTGTTAGTAATCACACTCTGTTTTATACttgtagttaaaaataaataacagttggagagttggctcagtggttaagagcacttgttgctcttgcattccagagaatggaacctgggttccatttccagtaCCCACTTGGTGGCTCTCAATGGTATGTAACACTAGTCCCAAgggatccattgccctcttctgattCCCTTGAGCACTAGatacatacatggtgcacaaacacataaaaataatctatgtgcttaaaaacataaaaggtgATAAAAATGAGACATGGATACTTGCAACAAGCTTTTAGAGTGATTCATAGAATTTGTATTTATAGAAGAGAAGTTATTGGTGAAAGACACTTCTACAGTCTTTCACACaagaaaatatacattaaagAATTGAAAAGATGTATGTTAAGAGGTGAGGTCATTTAGTGCATCAGGTCTGGACCAAACTGTGCCAAGGCAGAAATCTGCTTGATGTCCTGTTATCTCAAAATTGAGGCTTATTCTCAACCATACTAGGAAGACATCGAGGGCAAAGCCGCATTTGTATTACACTCTTCTTTAGTGTTCACCGCAGTCTGTCTCTAGACCAGGTTAAGTTAACGCTCTTCCTAAATGCATAAAGTCAAGTTGACCCGGGTCAATGCCAGAGGCTGGTTCGCTGGCTGCCTTTCATGCACGTCCCATCTCAGGCACAACCATCTTCATGAGGCTCCAGGGCCTTGCTCGGCTTCGGAACTCCCAGACCCTAACTGCAGGGCAGGATGTTCCCATGGCGACCCTGATATCCCGTTCAAATCTCTCCATAAAGCGCCCGCTTTTGAAACAGATGGCGACTGTAAAACCTTAATGAGTCACGATGGTGGAGGTTGCAAGAACGCAATGGTTAGGGCTTCAGGGATGACCCCGGGCCAGAAAACGCCCTTTGTCCAGCATCTGAAGAGGTGACTCATCAATTGGTGCCTCTTAAAGCATTGGGTACCTTGGACTCACCAGGTCTCGGCTCCTGATAGAACTGGGACATTGGCTAGACATACCAGGCCACTGTCAGTGAACCAGAGGGCGTGTACTCGCACACCAGACCCCGCCCCATCTCGCCGCTTTGGCCTCACAAACCCTGCCCCACAAACCGGCCTACCTTCGGAGCGCAGCATTCCCTCACTGACCCCGCCCACCTCCCAAAGCCGCGAGCCCGCCACAGGCCCCCGCCCACCTCCCTGGACACAGCTCTGCACCCCACAGACCCGCCCACTTCGCAGCGCCGCTTTCTCGCGCGCCACAGACCCCGCCCGCTTCCCTGAAGCCGCACGAACTCTCCGCCCCACAGACCCGCCCCCTCCCACGGCCGCGCGCCACAGGCTCCGCCCACCTTCCTGAACAAACCTCAAAGTCCCCACAGACCGTCCCCACAGACCGCGCCCACTTCCCAGAGCCCTGTTAGGGCACGGCTTAGAGACTGTGTCTACCGCCCTGCGTGTGACCCTCGCGCGTTCCCGCGTCCCCTACCTGAGGCGCCAGCACACGGGGGACCAGCGCCTTCCTCAGGCAGCTTCCGAATGCGAGCATGGCGCGACCTGGGGCGCGCAGGAGTGACGGCCTTTGGTTTCTGGGACTCGCGCTCTTCTCGCTTCCTAGTGCGCGCGTGCCGGCCTGCTCGGTTAGGACCTCGTTGTACTGGGAGGGGCTCAGcggccccgccccgccccgcctgCTCGGGAAGCTCAGCCGGTGCTGCTCAGCCAGTGCTGCTTGGCTTTTGTTCTGGTTCCTGGGGTGGCTGCAAAGACCTGAGTTCCGTGCTGTTCTACATATTGGGCCAcaactct
This DNA window, taken from Cricetulus griseus strain 17A/GY chromosome 2, alternate assembly CriGri-PICRH-1.0, whole genome shotgun sequence, encodes the following:
- the LOC100760938 gene encoding protein NipSnap homolog 3B isoform X2, which produces MLAFGSCLRKALVPRVLAPQVCSPFATGPRQSDGTFYEFRTYFLKPSKTNEFLENFKKNVNLRTAHSELVGYWSVEFGGRTNKVFHIWKYDNFAHRTAVRKALANDKAWQEEFLIPNLAFIDKQEVEITYLVPWCKIGKPPKEGVYELATFQMKPGGPALWGNAFKRAVNAHVDLGYSTLVGVFHTEYGALNRVHVLWWNESADSRAAGRHWSHEDPRVVAAVRESVNYLESQQNMFLIPASFSPLK